Within the Trichoderma breve strain T069 chromosome 3, whole genome shotgun sequence genome, the region ATGGATGGTCAAGTTTGGCCAacgagatgcagcagcactACTCGTATTCCGTCAAAGCGCAGTCTCTTCAGCAGAGCTCGCAGAAACACAAGGCAAAACAGCACAAATCAATTCTCTCTCGTCAATTGCATCGATGGCCAGCAACCAGAACcatggacgaggatggcgcaAGAGCGGCtgacaagagcaagagctgGAGGTTCCAGGTCAAATGTCTTGAGGCCACCTGTCGCAACACCTGAAGCTGACTACTGATTGTTCAGGGCAATCCTAGCACCAGCTAAACCCCGGGCTACAGGCGCCTAGACTCGCCGCAAGGCCCTGAACTAATGCGGGCTGTAGCGGCTGGTGGGGGCCGGCCGGCGAATCCTCGGCTGCTGGTTCCGTTGCCTATTCGGGTGCAGCGAATGGCCCGTATCAAACGGCTTAGGCTTTCTAGCAGAGCAAAACGCGAAGCTCTCCCAGCTGTCACAATCTGATCTCATCAATTTTATCTCGTCCGCCAGCCACAGATACCCATTCGCACCTCGTTCGATCTTGTCGCCCATCCGCATTTGTCAATTGATAGCTTCTGGGCGGTGAAATACGCATTAtcaaaaggaagaagaagaaagcaaagcGCACCCGCTATTCTGAGCtgcacatcatctccaagacgcTACAGACAAGCATCGTTCAAGCATTCCCCAAATTTTCAAGCCCCCCAAAATGTCGAGTAGGCCTCCTTCGAGGGTCGTGTTTGTGGGAAACATTCCATATGGTCAGTTGCAAATGGGTCAATGGGCTTGGCTGATGCGCCCATCCGGACGAAGCATGAGCATGTGACTGACAGCAAGATTCGATTCCAGGCCTCTCCGAGGAGCAGATCACAGACATCTTCAGTAGCGCCGGCAAGGTAGAGCGCTTCCGCCTCGTCTACGATTCGGAAACCGGACGGCCAAAGGGATTCGGCTTCGCAGACTATCCCGACACTGGTACGATATGATGTGATATCACTGGGCTCTCTCCGTAGCATGTTGGCTAACTATACTCTCTCGCAGACTCGGCTTCCTCAGCTGTCCGCAACCTTAACGAATATGAAATCATGGGTCGAAAACTCCGAGTCGATTTTTCCAACGAGCAGAAgagcggtgatgatgatggccaggtATGTTGCGACGCTCTCCATAGAACCTAGCCTTGGCTGACCCCAACAGACGCCTGGACAGAACACCGGTGCCTCAAACGGAGGCGCTGCTTCAAACTATACCTCCCAGTCAACACCACTCCCTCCACTCCCAGCCGGAAAGGAGATACCTCCAGGATTGACCTGCACCGATGCCATTTCAAGAACTCTCAATACCTTACCGCCGCCACAACTGTTGGACATCTTAAGCCAGATGAAGACACTGGCTACAACAGAACCTCAACGAGCAACGGAACTGCTTCAACAGGCCCCTCAGCTGGCTTATGCTGTTTTCCAATCGCTCCTCCTGATGGGACTCGTGTCCCCCGAATCCATCCAGTCCGTCGTTGACCCGAACGCACCGCCTCCCCAGCTCCCAACTGCCAACTTCCCTCCAGCAGGATTCCCCGGTGCTCCTGTCGCAAATCACACGCCCCCCGTTACTGGGATGCCTTATGCGCCTCCTCCAGCGAATAACTCGGCTtatgctcctccagcagcggcacctgcagcagctcctgCGGGTATGGCACAGGACCCTGATGCTCTGATGCGAGCAGTCATGGAACTCCCCCAGGCCCAGATTGACATGCTCCCAGAGGCAGATAGACAGCAGATTATGGCTCTTAGGGCTACGTTTGCGGGTCAACGGCGATAATTCTCATTCTGTTGAAGGTAGAGCGTTGCAGCCTTGATAAAGTCTCTATTTTGAGCATCACGGACAGCAGTTTTCACAGGCCGTAAACATGGCATGTACCTCAAACAGAATATTTGAGAGGAACTAGGCACATGCAACATATTGCACTTGAAAGCCACTGATGTATTACTCCCCTATTACTGAGCGACGATGCACGCtctggatggagatgtgCGGTACACTTCGTCGCTCTCCAGAGTGTCGACTATTTTAGCAAATTAAAGAAGAGAGCAGAAGGGGCACACGCAACCTATAGTGCCGGGTGTTCGCACTGTAGGCTTCACATAACTAGGAAGAAGCGATGGATGTATTTTTGAGTTAGGAAACTATGCAGCATGCTCTGCTGCAACTCTTGCCAGCAAATAAGTTGGCATGAATAGGGTCTGAGGGCACCAATGTATGGGTAGGTATTTTAGAACTAAGGGGATTATCGAGGAGGGCGCTCAATCATGTACCATGAATTGGATCAAAGAAACCAAATCCCGACTAAGCATTATGGGACAAATAATTATTGCTATAATAATCTTCGCTGATATCTTTGTGCTGTGAAGCTATGATGGGAGCAATACTCTTCTCGTGTGAAGTATCCCACGCATCTTGCTACCCTAGACAGTCCAGGTTTCAATCCAATTGAAGTGGTGTCTGTTGATTCTAGACCAATGAAAGATTCATTTTTGGCGTCAAGAAGGTGATTGAGAAGATATTGACAATAGATATGAAGATAAAATGAGTTTGGAGTGTTTAATGCATAATCTGTTGGATAATGTAGAATACTAATGTTACAAGATGGTGCTCAACTGTATACCTACAAGCGTAGATACAACACGATGTAATGCAGCCTCTGGAAACAAACTAATATATAAAAGGAAGAAActgtaaaaaaaaaaaaaaagtgaatCATTAGCAAGAAGAATAACTTCACCTCTATTTAAGAGCCAATATAGAGTAACTAAAATGATACTGATACTGATATAAGGTATGCTAAAGCTCGTGCTTTTAACTACTAAAAGCAAAATCGTCCGCTGTACGGTACGGGCACAAAAATGACTCCCTTCCATATCCTGTTCTATGCGATATGCCATTTCATTCTGATCCAACAGGATTTCAAgttccaaaaaaaaaaaaaaaaaaatgatgaaaaaTTGCACGCCTGTAACGCCTTAAATCCATTCGCCCCGTTGAATACATGTTTCAAACAATATTATATACTCGCTTCGCGATCCAATAACACGccaagccgaagaagagcagccctGCCGTGATGCACACGAACCAGGTGAGGTCGCCCTCGATGTCCTGCCCCGGCACCCAGACGTTCATGCCCCATAGACCGGTGATGATGTTCATGGGCAGCACGATGGTGCCCAGGACGGTGAGCTTGCCGAGCACGTCGGCGGTCTGCTCTTGTCGTTGGTTCATCCGGATGTTGATCTGCGCTAGATAGTTGCCGTGAGATCGAGCCAATATCCTGGAATAAAGGTCAGCTGCCTGGACAAAAAGGTAAAGATACCGAAGAATGGTAAGCTGAGGGTTTGCACGCACTTTTCATAGTGACTAAGGTTAGAAGTCATAGTCACAATGTGATCTTGAATATCACCAAGATACAGGCCAATCTCTGACCTGGGAGCAACCTCCCATCTCTCGTTGCAGCGCTTTGCGAACCCCTTGATAACATCCGCCTTGTTGCCTAGTAATCGGTATAGACTCATGACTCGTTTTCGGCAATCTCCAACTCGACGAAGCATGTCCCCGCTGGTATCTTCAATTGTTATGTTATCGTCGAATTTGGTAGATTTCTCATCCTGTAGTCCTTTATCTGAGGACGTATGGAGTTGCAGAATAGAGTCGTCGATTTCGTCAACTTCGTCCTCAATATTCTGGATGAGGGGTTGGAAAACATCGGTAATATCATCAATGATGGCGTATGAGATCCAGTCAGAGGAGAGAATCAAGTAATCCCTCAGCTGGCGTATTCGTCGGCGAACGTTGGCAGGATGTGGCGTGACGGAAAAGTGAAAGCTCAAGACTCCCTCTCGGAAGACAATCACATACATGTTGACGGGCTCCAGGAAGTTTTCGCTGTTGATATCCTGGTCAAAGGTGCGATAGTTGACAAAGTAGTAATGGCGAAACAGCTCGACCTTTTCACGGGCTTCTTGCAGCATCACGTCTTCGGCCGTCAGAGGATGGATCCCAAATGCCTTTGCCAGGaccttcatctcatcttccgTTGGGCAGAGTATGTCGAGCCACCAGACTGGCCTCTCTCCATATCGAACCGGTTTCTCCGCTACTTTTGGTACGCTTGTGTGGTTATCTTTTGGTCCAAGGTTCTCGGGTGACTTGTTTCCGCCACGAATCGAACCGGATCTCGAGCTGGTATTCGTTTCGTCTCTCATGGGTGGCGACATGAAGCCATCCCTTCTAGTATCCAGGGACGGTTGCCGTGTTGGGGGCTTCGTGTCAGCCTCTAGCTCTCCTGAGTATCGTGGTTTGGATGGCTGCGATACGATATCCTCAGAgtcactctcttcatccgACGAGAGGATGCGCGGTTCGGGAATGAATAGTCCTTGGAAATCGCTCCCCTGTTGAACAAGCTCTGAGATGGACTGACTGTGAATGGTGCTCTGGAATTCTTCGTTAAAATAGGTAAATCTGTAGGGCGCCTCTTCGTCGGTTTGGAACCAGCCCTTTCGCACCGGGCGCAGACGACCGTTGATGAGCTGCGGCTCCGTAATCGTCTTGACTCGCCGCTCATCGCTGCGATCCTCCTTCTCGTATCGCATCCAGTCCTCCAGAACAGACAGGTCTGGCCACCGACCACGGCGCCGGCGCGTTCTATACCGTCTCTCGTATCGAGAGGCggtctcgtcgtcgccaataTCAGACATGCCGGGCCCGGGGAAGCAAACGTCGCCGGAGGGTTCCGGT harbors:
- a CDS encoding hinge domain of cleavage stimulation factor subunit 2 domain-containing protein translates to MSSRPPSRVVFVGNIPYGLSEEQITDIFSSAGKVERFRLVYDSETGRPKGFGFADYPDTDSASSAVRNLNEYEIMGRKLRVDFSNEQKSGDDDGQTPGQNTGASNGGAASNYTSQSTPLPPLPAGKEIPPGLTCTDAISRTLNTLPPPQLLDILSQMKTLATTEPQRATELLQQAPQLAYAVFQSLLLMGLVSPESIQSVVDPNAPPPQLPTANFPPAGFPANNSAYAPPAAAPAAAPAGMAQDPDALMRAVMELPQAQIDMLPEADRQQIMALRATFAGQRR
- a CDS encoding corA-like mg2+ transporter protein domain-containing protein, coding for MSSSNRFNPLGHSPSAAASSAMAEPSQPQRPPKKRKGHRGGKKKRSRRKSFAMLHDHELGESSGNGFYQVAQASLSGTSIDSEALLDHREQQPMRVRRSSTIAGPGSFQNPFSSISATRLRSMQTAQSGDESPSGRWDESSPLLTEPARRPGSQTGVPSYGTSDARLGRNRSRRASSASSRARLRTAYSTKDKYDINHPPSIPGSPTFGPTDGMDLNFGDVMIRDELTMGSGDEALSDAEADRGDKDRRLAPEPSGDVCFPGPGMSDIGDDETASRYERRYRTRRRRGRWPDLSVLEDWMRYEKEDRSDERRVKTITEPQLINGRLRPVRKGWFQTDEEAPYRFTYFNEEFQSTIHSQSISELVQQGSDFQGLFIPEPRILSSDEESDSEDIVSQPSKPRYSGELEADTKPPTRQPSLDTRRDGFMSPPMRDETNTSSRSGSIRGGNKSPENLGPKDNHTSVPKVAEKPVRYGERPVWWLDILCPTEDEMKVLAKAFGIHPLTAEDVMLQEAREKVELFRHYYFVNYRTFDQDINSENFLEPVNMYVIVFREGVLSFHFSVTPHPANVRRRIRQLRDYLILSSDWISYAIIDDITDVFQPLIQNIEDEVDEIDDSILQLHTSSDKGLQDEKSTKFDDNITIEDTSGDMLRRVGDCRKRVMSLYRLLGNKADVIKGFAKRCNERWEVAPRSEIGLYLGDIQDHIVTMTSNLSHYEKILARSHGNYLAQINIRMNQRQEQTADVLGKLTVLGTIVLPMNIITGLWGMNVWVPGQDIEGDLTWFVCITAGLLFFGLACYWIAKRVYNIV